ATGGCGCTGCGCGATGTGGTCACGGAGGTGTCGCGGGAGGTGACGGTGCTGGTGGTGGCGCACCGGCTGTCGACGGTGACGCTGGCCGACCGGATCGTCGTGATGGACGCGGGGAAGGTACGGGCGGTGGGCACCCATGGCGAGCTGGTGGCGGGGGATCCGCTGTACGGGGAGCTGGCGGCGACACAGTTCCTGGCGTCGGCGCCGGGGGCCGCCTGACCGGCGGGGGGCCCCTAATCGGGGTGCGGTGCCTGGGGCGGGTGCCCGGGGTGCGGGTGCTGCTTGTTCCCTACCCGCCCCTTCCCGAAACCGGGGGGAGCCCCAGACCCCCTGCCGGGGGGAGGGACGTGGGGGCCGGCGCCCCCACACCCCCAGGACGCCGGCTCCGCGGCGCGCGTGGCCCGGCCCGGCCCCAGGAACGCCTGCGGACCCCGCCCCCCAGGCCCCCCGGCTACGCCTCGTTCGCGTGCAGGCTCATCGGGCCGTAGATCTTCGTCGCGTCCTCCGACAGGATCGCCTGGTCCGCGCCGCCCTCCAGCAAGTCCTTCCAGTACTCGCCGATCCACGACTCGGCGTCACCCTGCGTCGTGAACTCCTCCGGCTGCACCGCCGGCTGGACCTCCGTACCGTCCGACTTCTCGAACCGCCACACCCATGCCATGTGCGCCTCCCAGGTCCGCCAGTGATCTCTTTCCTGCCCGCAGCGTAGCCGGGCGCGCACACCCCGCGGTGACGCGAGAGGATCAGATGCGTGGAACTCACTCTGCTCGGCACCGGCGCCCCCTCCGGACTCCCCCGGCCCGACTGCCCCTGTGCCGTCTGCGCCGCCTCCCGCGGCGCCCTCGCCCGCGCCGCCACCGCGCTGCTCGTCGACGGTGCGCTGCTGCTCGACCTCACCCCCGGCGCCGCCATGGCCGCCGCCCGGTCCGGGCACTCCCTCGCCGGCGTCCGGCAGGTGCTGCTGACGCATCCGCACAACGGGCCCGCCGTGGACCTGCCCGCCGGGCTGCCCGCGGCCGGGCGGGTGCCGGACGGCCGGGAGTTGACGCTGATCAGCGGGCACCGGGTGCGGGCCGTGCCGATGGACCACCCGGGTACGGGGTACGAGGTCACATCGCTGGAGGGCGAGCGGCTCCTCTACCTGCCGCCCGGAGGGGCGCCCGCCGGTCTCGCCGAGGGCCTGGCCGCGTACGACACGGTCGTCGCCGATGTGGTGGGGCGCCCCGACGCCATCGTCCGGCTGCGCGCCGCCGGGGCGATCGGGTCGACCACCGACGTCATCGCCGTGCACATCGACCACGACGTGCCCGCCGGCCCGGAGCTGGCCCGGCGCCTCGCGGCCGCCGGCGCACGCGCGGTGCCCGACGGGACGACGCTGTACGTCGGTGAGCACCACGCCGTACCGGACGTGCCCCGCCGCACACTCGTCACCGGCGGGGCACGCTCCGGCAAGTCGCTGGAGGCCGAGCGCCGGCTGGAGACGTTCCCCGACGTGCTGTACGTCGCGACGGGCGGCCGCAGGGACGGCGACCCCGAGTGGGCCTCCCGCGTCGCGCTGCACCGCGATCGCCGCCCCGGCGCCTGGCGCACGGTCGAGACCTGCGATCTCGTACCGCTGCTCGCCCACGACGGACCGCCGCTGCTGATCGACTGCCTCTCGCTCTGGCTGACCGACGCGATGGACCGGGTGGACGCGTGGGACGACGCGAAGTGGGCGGCGGACGGCGAGCGCGAGCTGCACGCGCGCGTGGCCGAGCTGGTCGCGGCCGTACGGGAGACGTCGCGCACTGTTGTGGCGGTGACCAACGAGGTCGGCTCCGGCGTCGTCCCCGCCACCCCCTCCGGGCGGCGATTCCGAGATGAACTGGGCCGCCTCAACGCCGCCTTCGCCGCCGAGTGCGAGCACGTCCTGCTCGTCGTCGCCGGCCAGGTCCTCGTGCTGCGCGGCTGACGGGCCACTGCCCGGCCCGGACACCGCTGCCGGTACTGTTCCGCGAATGAGCAGGCTGAATCTCGATGACTTCTCCGATCTGATCGAGCGCCCCGACAGCGGTACCCGGCGTGACGCCGAAGAGCGCCGGGAGCGGCTGATCGTCCCGCCCGGTTCTCTCGGCCGTCTGGACGAGCTGGCCGAGTGGCTCTCCGCCGCGCAGGCCTCCGTACCGGTCAAGGCCATCGAGCAGCCGCGTGTGGTGCTGTTCGCCGGTGATCACGGGGTCGCCGAACTGGGCGTCTCCGGCCGGGAGTCGGGCTCCACGCACGAGCTCGTGCGTGCCGTGCTGGAGGGCGCGAGTCCCGTCGCCGTACTGGCCCGCCGGATGGGCGTGCCGGTGCGGGTCGTCGACGCGGGTCTGGACTGCGATCCGGAGCTGCTGCCCGAGA
The Streptomyces lunaelactis genome window above contains:
- a CDS encoding bifunctional adenosylcobinamide kinase/adenosylcobinamide-phosphate guanylyltransferase codes for the protein MELTLLGTGAPSGLPRPDCPCAVCAASRGALARAATALLVDGALLLDLTPGAAMAAARSGHSLAGVRQVLLTHPHNGPAVDLPAGLPAAGRVPDGRELTLISGHRVRAVPMDHPGTGYEVTSLEGERLLYLPPGGAPAGLAEGLAAYDTVVADVVGRPDAIVRLRAAGAIGSTTDVIAVHIDHDVPAGPELARRLAAAGARAVPDGTTLYVGEHHAVPDVPRRTLVTGGARSGKSLEAERRLETFPDVLYVATGGRRDGDPEWASRVALHRDRRPGAWRTVETCDLVPLLAHDGPPLLIDCLSLWLTDAMDRVDAWDDAKWAADGERELHARVAELVAAVRETSRTVVAVTNEVGSGVVPATPSGRRFRDELGRLNAAFAAECEHVLLVVAGQVLVLRG